In Anas acuta chromosome 5, bAnaAcu1.1, whole genome shotgun sequence, a single window of DNA contains:
- the LOC137857151 gene encoding inositol 1,4,5-trisphosphate receptor-interacting protein-like 1, producing the protein MVSAAFYFLAFLGLVNSPQEVGYQLDEDAAQLTVGRSAGAEGADSMQTWQFWAGLGVLLLIWLLFCLRKKFEVFDDSSDEDLEEPELNDESNAAIFIAESIQRQQVNLTNYCRLVEEMVRGFCRACDWVFKDTFSPVLQTPIGVGSAFEGWSPREGDTVYRCLIPMTAPRGHSFHVEQNTKWNLPSKVSRIRVKLECTCWREQEFGNMLCFLHNPVEELRRNQEPSLLRTMCTRSYLDVRKVSSWFQQLAKLSWKSVPHSSSWLVKVLKTRRSCMLRLIDDTGSTVFVEMMFGVQQGDTDIFLSSDYSEAPVTPDTVWPQSCAVAEMKFFRNIAANAQQDSFHLGCMQLCARIAMDSYFTSYMMKTVVMHLLNTIPLERWHRREFLQRMDDIVEYLRSCLRKKRLDHFWLGNEQMPEEFILPLDFQTSRPPNLFQDLAKDPDQYTQAHTDFRVLQEQLMKMLNFRN; encoded by the coding sequence ATGGTTTCGGCAGCTTTCTATTTCCTGGCATTTTTGGGCTTAGTCAACAGCCCACAGGAAGTCGGGTATCAATTGGATGAAGATGCTGCTCAGTTGACAGTGGGACGTTCGGCGGGCGCTGAGGGCGCAGACTCAATGCAGACTTGGCAGTTCTGGGCCGgtcttggggttctcctcttAATTTGGCTGCTGTTTTGTCTTCGTAAAAAGTTCGAGGTGTTTGATGACAGCAGCGACGAGGACTTGGAAGAACCAGAGCTCAACGATGAATCAAATGCAGCCATTTTTATTGCAGAGAGCATCCAGCGGCAGCAGGTAAACCTGACCAACTACTGCCGGCTTGTGGAGGAAATGGTGCGTGGCTTTTGCCGTGCCTGTGACTGGGTCTTTAAGGACACTTTCTCTCCAGTGCTGCAGACACCCATTGGAGTGGGCAGTGCTTTTGAAGGCTGGAGTCCCCGGGAGGGTGATACGGTCTACCGCTGCCTTATTCCCATGACAGCTCCTCGTGGGCACTCCTTCCACGTGGAGCAGAACACCAAATGGAATCTGCCATCAAAGGTGTCTCGTATTCGCGTGAAGCTGGAGTGCACGtgctggagggagcaggagtttgggaatatgctgtgcttcctccacAACCCTGTGGAGGAGCTGAGAAGAAATCAGGAACCCAGCCTCCTACGAACTATGTGCACTCGCTCCTACTTGGATGTGCGTAAAGTCTCCTCCTGGTTCCAGCAGCTGGCGAAATTATCCTGGAAATCTGTGCCTCATTCATCTTCATGGCTAGTTAAAGTACTGAAAACCAGACGCTCTTGCATGCTTCGTTTGATTGATGACACCGGATCAACCGTGTTCGTTGAGATGATGTTTGGGGTACAACAAGGTGATACGGACATTTTTCTGAGCAGCGATTACTCTGAGGCTCCCGTTACCCCGGACACAGTATGGCCACAGAGCTGCgcagtggcagagatgaagttcTTCCGGAACATAGCCGCGAATGCCCAGCAGGACAGTTTCCACCTCGGAtgcatgcagctctgtgcccGTATCGCGATGGACAGTTATTTTACCAGCTATATGATGAAGACCGTCGTCATGCACCTGCTGAACACCATCCCTCTGGAAAGATGGCACAGGAGGGAGTTTTTGCAGCGCATGGATGACATCGTGGAGTACCTGCGCTCGTGCCTGAGGAAGAAGCGCCTGGACCACTTCTGGTTAGGAAACGAGCAAATGCCTGAGGAGTTCATCTTGCCTCTGGATTTCCAAACATCCAGACCACCCAACCTCTTCCAGGACTTAGCAAAGGACCCGGATCAATACACCCAGGCGCACACTGATTTCCGTGTGCTGCAAGAGCAGCTCATGAAAATGCTGAACTTTAGGAACTGA
- the LOC137858138 gene encoding inositol 1,4,5-trisphosphate receptor-interacting protein-like 1 — protein MVSAAFYFLAFLGLVISPQKVGDELDEATNERMRRYAEEMQQRMAQLLLEIEALEKQQSSMHMGALLLSATQYWQFWAGVVVALLFIWNVWLLLRDIPEHGSEEESSSSEEEELRVPPPPNDARDLPRFIAERVYWPFPDPTVRSALVEEIVGDLLHIFDSVVLSSFFPNLQRAIGVGSAFEGWNPHMKDPVYRLLVPMTAPRGHCFHLELGNEEDLLARKSSIRVELECTCEREQDFGDMLCFLHHSEEELKKQGPSLLSTLCTDSYLDAEKTARWFQNFVKSAWVLMPQSEVYNVEVLPSTRTCKFQLTGAARRRLTIEIVFGVQQEDSDIFLSSQMRKDTSIPSTTWPQSCSVAERKFFQHVAREGMFNSIHLKCMQVCAHLVEGTVFPTYVVKTIVMHLLTNIPMAMWHKTDFLLRMDNIMQCLHGCVREKRLDHFFFGNEMVPDVIVLPPSFQNSEPINLFQYLKQNPYARADALQKFEVVRERLRRLITYGHERKHRARRRRRADRQ, from the coding sequence ATGGTTTCGGCAGCTTTCTATTTCCTGGCGTTTTTGGGCTTAGTCATCAGCCCACAGAAAGTCGGGGATGAATTGGATGAAGCTACAAATGAGCGCATGCGGCGGTATGCGGAGGAGATGCAACAACGCATGGCGCAGCTCCTGTTGGAAATTGAGGCgctagagaagcagcagagctcgATGCATATGGGAGCCCTGCTCTTATCTGCCACACAGTACTGGCAGTTCTGGGCCGGTGTTGTTGTTGCTCTCCTGTTTATTTGGAACGTGTGGCTGCTCCTTAGAGATATCCCAGAACATGGCAGTGAGGAGGAGAGCTCCAGCAGTGAAGAGGAGGAATTGAGAGTACCACCACCCCCCAATGATGCAAGAGATCTGCCCAGATTTATAGCTGAGCGCGTCTACTGGCCATTCCCGGATCCGACCGTCAGATCCGCACTGGTGGAGGAGATTGTGGGAGACCTCCTGCATATCTTTGACTCAGTCGTCCTAAGTAGTTTCTTCCCGAATCTGCAGCGAGCCATCGGAGTGGGCAGTGCCTTTGAAGGTTGGAATCCCCACATGAAGGATCCTGTCTACCGCCTACTTGTGCCCATGACGGCCCCCCGTGGGCACTGCTTCCACCTGGAGCTGGGCAATGAAGAGGATCTGCTGGCGAGGAAGTCCTCTATCCGTGTGGAGCTGGAGTGCACGTGCGAGAGGGAGCAGGACTTTGGGGACatgctgtgcttcctccacCATTCTGAGGAGGAGCTGAAAAAGCAGGGGCCGAGCCTCCTAAGCACCCTCTGCACCGACTCCTACCTCGATGCGGAGAAGACTGCAAGGTGGTTCCAGAACTTTGTGAAATCAGCCTGGGTGCTTATGCCTCAGTCGGAGGTTTACAATGTAGAAGTGCTGCCTTCCACCCGCACGTGCAAGTTCCAGCTGACAGGTGCTGCCAGGAGAAGACTCACAATTGAAATAGTATTTGGGGTGCAGCAAGAGGATTCCGATATCTTCCTGAGCAGCCAGATGAGAAAGGacacctccatccccagcacaaCATGGCCACAGAGCTGTTCAGTTGCAGAAAGGAAGTTCTTCCAGCACGTGGCCAGAGAAGGCATGTTCAACAGCATACACCTCAAGTGCATGCAGGTCTGTGCCCATTTGGTGGAGGGCACCGTCTTTCCCACCTATGTCGTCAAGACTATTGTCATGCACCTCCTGACCAACATCCCCATGGCAATGTGGCACAAGACGGATTTTCTGCTTCGGATGGATAATATAATGCAGTGCCTGCATGGCTGTGTGAGGGAGAAGCGCCTCGACCACTTCTTCTTTGGCAATGAGATGGTGCCCGATGTGATTGTCCTGCCACCATCCTTCCAAAATTCTGAGCCAATCAACCTCTTCCAGTACCTGAAGCAGAACCCATATGCCAGAGCTGATGCACTGCAGAAGTTCGAGGTGGTGCGAGAGCGGCTCAGAAGACTGATAACCTACggacatgaaagaaaacatcGTGCACGGCGAAGGCGCCGTGCTGATCGCCAGTGA
- the LOC137857144 gene encoding inositol 1,4,5-trisphosphate receptor-interacting protein-like 1, whose translation MRQYAEEMQQRMAQLLVEIEALEKQQSSMHMGGLLSSAMRSWQFWAGLGFILLLIWLLFWLHKKFKVFDDSSDEESSSSDEDFEEAALNAESNTSICIAESIQRQQVNLTNCCRLVEEMVRGFCRACDWVFKDTFSPVLQTPIGVGSAFEGWSPREGDTVYHCLIPMTAPRGHSFHVEQNTKWNLPSKVSRIRVKLECTCWREQEFGNMLCFLHNPVEELRRNQEPSLLRTMCTRSYLDVRKVSSWFQQLAKLSWKSVPHSSSWLVKVLKTRRSCMLRLIDDTGSTVFVEMMFGVQQGDTDIFLSSDYSEAPVTPDTVWPQSCAVAEMKFFRNIAANAQQDSFHLGCMQLCARIALGSYFTSYMIKTVVMHLLNTIPLERWHRREFLQRMDDIVEYLRSCLRKKRLDHFWLGNEQMPEEFTLPPDFQTSRPPNLFQDLAKDPDQYTQAHTDFRELQEQLMKMLNFRN comes from the coding sequence ATGCGGCAGTATGCGGAGGAGATGCAACAACGCATGGCTCAGCTCCTGGTGGAAATTGAGGCgctagagaagcagcagagctcgATGCATATGGGAGGCCTGCTCTCATCTGCGATGCGATCTTGGCAGTTCTGGGCCGGTCTTGGTTTTATTCTCCTCTTAATTTGGCTGTTGTTTTGGCTTCATAAAAAGTTCAAGGTGTTTGATGACAGCAGCGACGAGGAGAGCTCCAGCAGCGATGAGGACTTCGAAGAAGCAGCGCTCAACGCTGAATCGAATACATCCATTTGTATTGCAGAGAGCATCCAGCGGCAGCAGGTAAACCTGACCAACTGCTGCCGGCTTGTGGAGGAAATGGTGCGCGGCTTTTGCCGTGCCTGTGACTGGGTCTTTAAGGACACTTTCTCTCCAGTGCTGCAGACACCCATTGGAGTGGGCAGTGCTTTTGAAGGCTGGAGTCCCCGGGAGGGTGATACGGTCTACCACTGCCTTATTCCCATGACAGCTCCTCGTGGGCACTCCTTCCACGTGGAGCAGAACACCAAATGGAATCTGCCATCAAAGGTGTCTCGTATTCGCGTGAAGCTGGAGTGCACGtgctggagggagcaggagtttgggaatatgctgtgcttcctccacAACCCTGTGGAGGAGCTGAGAAGAAATCAGGAACCCAGCCTCCTACGAACTATGTGCACTCGCTCCTACTTGGATGTGCGTAAAGTCTCCTCCTGGTTCCAGCAGCTGGCGAAATTATCCTGGAAATCTGTGCCTCATTCATCTTCATGGCTGGTTAAAGTACTGAAAACCAGACGCTCTTGCATGCTTCGTTTGATTGATGACACCGGATCAACCGTGTTCGTTGAGATGATGTTTGGGGTACAACAAGGTGATACGGACATTTTTCTGAGCAGCGATTACTCCGAGGCTCCCGTTACCCCGGACACAGTATGGCCACAGAGCTGCgcagtggcagagatgaagttcTTCCGGAACATAGCCGCGAATGCCCAGCAGGACAGTTTCCACCTCGGAtgcatgcagctctgtgcccGTATCGCGCTGGGCAGTTATTTTACCAGCTATATGATAAAGACCGTCGTCATGCACCTGCTGAACACCATCCCTCTGGAAAGATGGCACAGGAGGGAGTTTTTGCAGCGCATGGATGACATCGTGGAGTACCTGCGCTCGTGCCTGAGGAAGAAGCGCCTGGACCACTTCTGGTTAGGAAACGAGCAAATGCCTGAGGAGTTCACCTTGCCTCCGGATTTCCAAACATCCAGACCACCCAACCTCTTCCAGGACTTAGCAAAGGACCCGGATCAATACACCCAGGCGCACACTGATTTCCGTGAGCTGCAAGAGCAGCTCATGAAAATGCTGAACTTTAGGAACTGA